The following proteins are encoded in a genomic region of Glycine soja cultivar W05 chromosome 17, ASM419377v2, whole genome shotgun sequence:
- the LOC114394170 gene encoding uncharacterized protein LOC114394170 isoform X2, which translates to MAILPSLAVPSTPISRLFQCQPCQFHRCTELYLPHQTYYTRTTSIKVSMADQNEPSEVNMQIGIMREKLKETLPVSVQEFPWKKAEHILLDRLLNLAQETVKWSLVLFFIFSSVSDVVYTFSINRELVIPVGLFVGCLAADFLKEISQELFHKSEEKDLKRHLLGMYCLFVFVKFMSTWFAALPQVFLLYVANGGLMQVLWHLRIFMEDGKNKQETSSSSSLEAS; encoded by the exons ATGGCGATTCTTCCTTCTCTTGCAGTTCCTTCAACTCCCATTTCTCGG CTGTTTCAATGCCAACCCTGTCAATTCCATAGATGCACAGAACTATATCTTCCTCATCAAACATATTATACTCGAACTACATCAATTAAAGTATCAATGGCAGACCAAAATGAGCCGAGTGAGGTTAATATGCAGATTGGGATCATGAGGGAGAAACTTAAAGAAACACTGCCAGTCTCAGTTCAAGAATTTCCTTGGAAAAAAGCTGAGCATATACTCCTAGACAGACTACTTAATCTTGCACAAGAGACAGTGAAGTGGTCTCTTGTTCTGTTTTTCATCTTTAGCTCTGTATCTGACGTTGTATATACATTCTCCATAAACCGTGAACTGGTAATTCCCGTTGGCCTCTTTGTTGGCTGTCTTGCGGCTGATTTCTTGAAGGAGATATCACAAGAATTGTTTCATAAATCTGAG GAAAAGGATTTGAAACGGCATCTTCTGGGCATGTATTGcctttttgtgtttgtcaaatttATGTCCACATGGTTTGCAGCACTACCTCAAGTGTTTCTTTTGTATGTCGCAAACGGGGGACTGATGCAGGTTTTGTGGCATTTGCGAATTTTTATGGAAGATGGAAAGAACAAACAAGAAACTAGTAGCTCCTCTAGTTTGGAGGCTTCATGA
- the LOC114393379 gene encoding CSC1-like protein RXW8 isoform X2, with protein MDRMYKNIPLESLEVFTIENVKEGSKWLWAHCLALYIITLSACALLYFEYKSITNLRLLHIIGSPPNPSHFTILVRSIPWSSEESYCETVKKFFSYYHASTYLSHQMVYKSGKVQKLKDDAEHMCKVIRDASMERTCKPSFMQCCCSGAPTISFKKISTEMGSTHGRTCNTDLHLDTGKKECSSAFVFFKSRYAALTAAQVLQTSNPMLWVTDVAPEPHDVYWSNICIPYRQLWIRRIATLAASVAFMLVFLIPVTFVQGLTQLEKLQKMFPFLTGILKEKFVNQVVTGYLPSVILVLFLCAVPPVMILFSAVEGSISRSARKKSACFKVLYFTIWNVFFVNVFTGSVISQLSVFSSVTDLPAQLAKAVPAQATFFTTYILSSGWASLAVEVMQIFPLLRNLFQRFILRLKEDALDGSLSFPYHTEVPRILLFGFLGFTCAILAPLMLPFLLVYFFIAYLVYRNQIINVYITKYDSGGQFWPIVHNTTVFSLLFSQLIALGVFGLKRSSVASGFTIPLLIGTLLFHQYCRQRFLPVFRSNSAQILIDLDRRDGHSGRMEEIYEHLRSAYNQSSLMPHTTSQPECVSLHEDKDSGPSSSEDMETGNENEISQKDRPRPIQRTLSMSSDKSVLGVKQ; from the exons ATGGACAGAATGTATAAGAATATACCTTTGGAGTCGCTGGAAGTATTTACCATTGAGAATGTCAAAGAAGGATCAAAGTG GCTTTGGGCTCATTGTCTTGCACTATACATCATAACATTATCGGCTTGTGCTCTTCTTTACTTT GAATATAAGAGTATTACTAATTTGAGGCTACTACATATTATTGGATCACCTCCAAATCCAAGCCATTTTACAATTCTTGTCCGATCAATTCCCTGGTCTTCAGAAGAATCTTACTGTGAAACTGTGAAAAAATTCTTCTCATATTACCATGCATCAACATATTTGTCGCACCAAATGGTTTATAAGTCCGGTAAAGTTCAAAAACTGAAG GATGATGCTGAACATATGTGTAAGGTAATTAGAGATGCTTCAATGGAAAGGACTTGTAAGCCTAGTTTTATGCAATGTTGCTGTTCTGGAGCACCAACAATTTCTTTTAAGAAGATTTCTACTGAAATGGGTAGTACGCATGGGAGAACTTGCAACACTGACTTGCATTTAGATACAGGAAAAAAG GAATGTTCCTCTGCTTTTGTGTTCTTTAAAAGTCGGTATGCTGCTCTTACGGCTGCACAGGTACTGCAGACATCAAATCCTATGTTATGGGTGACAGATGTAGCTCCTGAACCACATGATGTTTATTGGTCCAATATTTGCATACCATATAGGCAACTTTGGATCCGAAGGATAGCTACACTTGCGGCCTCGGTTGCCTTCATGCTTGTGTTCCTTATCCCTGTTACATTTGTACAAGGCTTGACTCAACTAGAAAAACTTCAGAAAATGTTCCCTTTTCTGACAGGGATACTTAAAGA gaaaTTTGTGAATCAGGTGGTGACTGGTTACCTGCCAAGTGTGATATTGGTTTTATTTTTGTGCGCAGTTCCACCCgtgatgatattattttctgCTGTGGAGGGTTCTATTTCCCGCAGTGCAAGGAAGAAGAGTGCATGTTTTAAAGTCTTGTACTTCACAATCTGGAACGTGTTTTTTGTTAATGTATTTACTGGTTCTGTTATCAGTCAGCTCTCAGTCTTTTCTAGCGTAACAGATCTGCCTGCCCAACTTGCCAAGGCAGTGCCAGCACAG GCTACTTTCTTCACAACTTACATTTTATCATCTGGCTGGGCAAGTTTGGCAGTTGAAGTTATGCAAATTTTCCCTCTACTACGCAATCTTTTCCAGAGATTCATACTCAGGCTTAAAGAAGATGCACTGGATGGCAGCCTATCTTTTCCGTACCATACAGAAGTTCCAAGAATCTTACTGTTTGGATTCCTCGGGTTCACTTGTGCTATTCTGGCACCCCTAATGTTGCCCTTCTTGTTGGTCTACTTTTTCATTGCTTACCTTGTTTATCGAAACCAG ATTATCAACGTATACATTACAAAATACGATAGTGGGGGACAGTTCTGGCCCATTGTTCACAACACAACGGTTTTTTCGTTGCTATTTTCTCAACTTATCGCACTAGGGGTGTTTGGACTCAAACGCTCATCAGTTGCATCTGGATTCACCATTCCTCTGCTGATTGGTACGCTTCTATTTCACCAGTATTGTAGGCAACGGTTTCTCCCAGTATTTAGGAGCAATTCAGCACAG ATTCTTATTGACTTGGATCGGAGAGATGGGCACAGTGGAAGGATGGAAGAAATTTATGAACATTTGCGTTCAGCCTACAACCAGTCCAGTTTAATGCCACATACCACAAGCCAACCCGAATGTGTCAGTCTTCACGAGGACAAGGATAGTGGTCCATCTTCATCAGAAGATATGGAGACAG gcaatgaaaatgaaattagtCAAAAAGATAGACCACGGCCCATTCAACGCACATTGAGTATGAGTTCAGATAAATCCGTACTTGGTGTAAAGCAATGA
- the LOC114394170 gene encoding uncharacterized protein LOC114394170 isoform X1, with the protein MAILPSLAVPSTPISRVKLFQCQPCQFHRCTELYLPHQTYYTRTTSIKVSMADQNEPSEVNMQIGIMREKLKETLPVSVQEFPWKKAEHILLDRLLNLAQETVKWSLVLFFIFSSVSDVVYTFSINRELVIPVGLFVGCLAADFLKEISQELFHKSEEKDLKRHLLGMYCLFVFVKFMSTWFAALPQVFLLYVANGGLMQVLWHLRIFMEDGKNKQETSSSSSLEAS; encoded by the exons ATGGCGATTCTTCCTTCTCTTGCAGTTCCTTCAACTCCCATTTCTCGG GTAAAGCTGTTTCAATGCCAACCCTGTCAATTCCATAGATGCACAGAACTATATCTTCCTCATCAAACATATTATACTCGAACTACATCAATTAAAGTATCAATGGCAGACCAAAATGAGCCGAGTGAGGTTAATATGCAGATTGGGATCATGAGGGAGAAACTTAAAGAAACACTGCCAGTCTCAGTTCAAGAATTTCCTTGGAAAAAAGCTGAGCATATACTCCTAGACAGACTACTTAATCTTGCACAAGAGACAGTGAAGTGGTCTCTTGTTCTGTTTTTCATCTTTAGCTCTGTATCTGACGTTGTATATACATTCTCCATAAACCGTGAACTGGTAATTCCCGTTGGCCTCTTTGTTGGCTGTCTTGCGGCTGATTTCTTGAAGGAGATATCACAAGAATTGTTTCATAAATCTGAG GAAAAGGATTTGAAACGGCATCTTCTGGGCATGTATTGcctttttgtgtttgtcaaatttATGTCCACATGGTTTGCAGCACTACCTCAAGTGTTTCTTTTGTATGTCGCAAACGGGGGACTGATGCAGGTTTTGTGGCATTTGCGAATTTTTATGGAAGATGGAAAGAACAAACAAGAAACTAGTAGCTCCTCTAGTTTGGAGGCTTCATGA
- the LOC114393379 gene encoding CSC1-like protein RXW8 isoform X1 — MDIAALLTSAGINIAVCVVLFSFYSVLRKQPSNVNVYFGRRLASQHSRRIDLCLERFVPSPSWILKAWETSEDEILAIGGLDAVVFVRILVFSIRVFSIAAVICTILVLPVNYHGMDRMYKNIPLESLEVFTIENVKEGSKWLWAHCLALYIITLSACALLYFEYKSITNLRLLHIIGSPPNPSHFTILVRSIPWSSEESYCETVKKFFSYYHASTYLSHQMVYKSGKVQKLKDDAEHMCKVIRDASMERTCKPSFMQCCCSGAPTISFKKISTEMGSTHGRTCNTDLHLDTGKKECSSAFVFFKSRYAALTAAQVLQTSNPMLWVTDVAPEPHDVYWSNICIPYRQLWIRRIATLAASVAFMLVFLIPVTFVQGLTQLEKLQKMFPFLTGILKEKFVNQVVTGYLPSVILVLFLCAVPPVMILFSAVEGSISRSARKKSACFKVLYFTIWNVFFVNVFTGSVISQLSVFSSVTDLPAQLAKAVPAQATFFTTYILSSGWASLAVEVMQIFPLLRNLFQRFILRLKEDALDGSLSFPYHTEVPRILLFGFLGFTCAILAPLMLPFLLVYFFIAYLVYRNQIINVYITKYDSGGQFWPIVHNTTVFSLLFSQLIALGVFGLKRSSVASGFTIPLLIGTLLFHQYCRQRFLPVFRSNSAQILIDLDRRDGHSGRMEEIYEHLRSAYNQSSLMPHTTSQPECVSLHEDKDSGPSSSEDMETGNENEISQKDRPRPIQRTLSMSSDKSVLGVKQ, encoded by the exons ATGGATATTGCTGCTCTTTTAACTTCTGCTGGAATTAATATTGCTGTGTGTGTGgttctcttttcattttattctgtATTAAGAAAACAACCCAGTAATGTTAATGTGTACTTTGGGAGGAGACTAGCCTCTCAGCATTCAAGACGCATTGATCTCTGCTTGGAAAGATTTGTTCCCTCCCCTAGCTGGATATTGAAAGCATGGGAAACATCTGAGGATGAGATATTGGCTATTGGTGGCTTGGATGCTGTGGTTTTTGTGAGGATACTTGTTTTCAG TATTCGAGTGTTTTCCATTGCTGCTGTCATATGCACTATTCTGGTGCTTCCTGTAAATTACCATGGAATGGACAGAATGTATAAGAATATACCTTTGGAGTCGCTGGAAGTATTTACCATTGAGAATGTCAAAGAAGGATCAAAGTG GCTTTGGGCTCATTGTCTTGCACTATACATCATAACATTATCGGCTTGTGCTCTTCTTTACTTT GAATATAAGAGTATTACTAATTTGAGGCTACTACATATTATTGGATCACCTCCAAATCCAAGCCATTTTACAATTCTTGTCCGATCAATTCCCTGGTCTTCAGAAGAATCTTACTGTGAAACTGTGAAAAAATTCTTCTCATATTACCATGCATCAACATATTTGTCGCACCAAATGGTTTATAAGTCCGGTAAAGTTCAAAAACTGAAG GATGATGCTGAACATATGTGTAAGGTAATTAGAGATGCTTCAATGGAAAGGACTTGTAAGCCTAGTTTTATGCAATGTTGCTGTTCTGGAGCACCAACAATTTCTTTTAAGAAGATTTCTACTGAAATGGGTAGTACGCATGGGAGAACTTGCAACACTGACTTGCATTTAGATACAGGAAAAAAG GAATGTTCCTCTGCTTTTGTGTTCTTTAAAAGTCGGTATGCTGCTCTTACGGCTGCACAGGTACTGCAGACATCAAATCCTATGTTATGGGTGACAGATGTAGCTCCTGAACCACATGATGTTTATTGGTCCAATATTTGCATACCATATAGGCAACTTTGGATCCGAAGGATAGCTACACTTGCGGCCTCGGTTGCCTTCATGCTTGTGTTCCTTATCCCTGTTACATTTGTACAAGGCTTGACTCAACTAGAAAAACTTCAGAAAATGTTCCCTTTTCTGACAGGGATACTTAAAGA gaaaTTTGTGAATCAGGTGGTGACTGGTTACCTGCCAAGTGTGATATTGGTTTTATTTTTGTGCGCAGTTCCACCCgtgatgatattattttctgCTGTGGAGGGTTCTATTTCCCGCAGTGCAAGGAAGAAGAGTGCATGTTTTAAAGTCTTGTACTTCACAATCTGGAACGTGTTTTTTGTTAATGTATTTACTGGTTCTGTTATCAGTCAGCTCTCAGTCTTTTCTAGCGTAACAGATCTGCCTGCCCAACTTGCCAAGGCAGTGCCAGCACAG GCTACTTTCTTCACAACTTACATTTTATCATCTGGCTGGGCAAGTTTGGCAGTTGAAGTTATGCAAATTTTCCCTCTACTACGCAATCTTTTCCAGAGATTCATACTCAGGCTTAAAGAAGATGCACTGGATGGCAGCCTATCTTTTCCGTACCATACAGAAGTTCCAAGAATCTTACTGTTTGGATTCCTCGGGTTCACTTGTGCTATTCTGGCACCCCTAATGTTGCCCTTCTTGTTGGTCTACTTTTTCATTGCTTACCTTGTTTATCGAAACCAG ATTATCAACGTATACATTACAAAATACGATAGTGGGGGACAGTTCTGGCCCATTGTTCACAACACAACGGTTTTTTCGTTGCTATTTTCTCAACTTATCGCACTAGGGGTGTTTGGACTCAAACGCTCATCAGTTGCATCTGGATTCACCATTCCTCTGCTGATTGGTACGCTTCTATTTCACCAGTATTGTAGGCAACGGTTTCTCCCAGTATTTAGGAGCAATTCAGCACAG ATTCTTATTGACTTGGATCGGAGAGATGGGCACAGTGGAAGGATGGAAGAAATTTATGAACATTTGCGTTCAGCCTACAACCAGTCCAGTTTAATGCCACATACCACAAGCCAACCCGAATGTGTCAGTCTTCACGAGGACAAGGATAGTGGTCCATCTTCATCAGAAGATATGGAGACAG gcaatgaaaatgaaattagtCAAAAAGATAGACCACGGCCCATTCAACGCACATTGAGTATGAGTTCAGATAAATCCGTACTTGGTGTAAAGCAATGA